The Hevea brasiliensis isolate MT/VB/25A 57/8 chromosome 9, ASM3005281v1, whole genome shotgun sequence nucleotide sequence TCTTTGATGCATTGCAGCGAAAACAAATCAATACCTTCTTGGATGAAAACCTTCGGAAGGGAGAAGAGATCTCACCTACTCTCTTGGAAACAATTGAAGATTCTTATGTCTCAATAGTTGTTTTCTCTCAAAATTATGCAGATTCTCCATGGTGCTTGGATGAGCTTGTGAAGATACTCGAATGCAAGGAAACTTTAGGACAAGTAGTCTTACCAATTTTTTACCATGTATATCCAACTGACGTTCAAAATCTCACAGGGAATTTTGGGGAGGCATTTGCTTTTGCTAAGCATAGAGAAGAACTCAAAGGCTATTTAGACAAGGTGGATAAATGGCTCGATGCTTTGACGGAAATAAGCAATTTATCAGGATGGGATTCACGGAACATCAAGTAATTCAGTTATTTTCTTTTAACATTCTTatttttgtttatatatatatatatatatatttgagagTATTAATTCAAATATAGACACTGCTAATATGTACATCAATTATGATACCATATTTTAAAATCAAAACATATTAGTTGTGCATTATTTTCTTAGAAGTGGCTCCGTTTATTTTGtggaaaatattttcttggaaagcatttttcacattttctcgCACTCAAAAAATGAGTTAACTGTAACGACCCAAACCAAGGGTTGTTATCAGCGTTAGAGATCAGGTCAGCTTAAGGCTGCCGGAACCcgtagcaagcctaaaacctGAGAAGCATACATACATTCCTGCATTTCCCCAGTTAAACATATTTCAAATCATTACACCTTAGTCTTTTCATCCATGCATAAATATTCTTAATATAAAAATGGtttataattagaattttaacATACATAGGACCCAAAGTGTAATGGTTCTACATGCATGCTCCCACAAGGGATAACGTATTATATACATCATCATACTTGATAATATTACATAactctaatttttatttaatcacCAGCACAGCATTATCTATTCATAAATTATATGTCCATCTACCCATACATCATACATCAAGGAAGGGCTAAGGCTACCCCTGGTACTCTCTCTTCGAGGAACTCTTCTAGTCTTGTAACTCTGCATTTGGGAGTTAGGGGAATggggtaagcttacacaagctcagtgagtaaactaatcatcattaattgtatcattcattcatacatgTGCAATACATCATTCACGTGGATTTTCACATTACAAATATTTCATGTAAAATGGATATTATCACCAGTAACTCTCCAAACTTTCCTTTCAAACATGACTTGTGTCATATACCCTAGGGCAACTTACAGATCTCCCTTGAAGGGTAACTCAAAGATCTCCCCATGGGATTTACATTATGGATGCATAACATACATAATGTTACATCTTCAAAACATGGGGAGAGTTAGTGGGTCATCCAACATCCATCAATGCACCAATAAcaaattatgcaattatgcaacatcTTTATATTCTATATGCATATATCCTAATAAATATGACTTGATGCATTAGGATGctcatcaattatatataaatggttttcattttattaatgttagatttactcacctcttgtagcctatcaatcACCTTACTCGAATAAAAGTTATCCTTGGATTCTTATCCTTCTAAGTCCCTCAAGCCCGATCCTATAAAATTGGACCCTAGAGTATTATATAAGGTTTTAAAAATCTATACATATCATAAATGTCCTATTCTAAGCCCTTAGAAATCGTGAAACCATATTTTGGAACCTtagaaaagaagggagaaaaagTCAGGCGGAACCCACTTCGGCTGCTGAAGTCTTAGGCTTCAGATAATATTTTTATCCAATGCTGAATTTGGCTGCTGAACCtaaaaaattttcagattttttgAGAAATTGCATGCTTCGGCTGTCAAACCTCTAGTTTTTAGCTGGTGAACTTGAAAATTTCTAGAATTCCTAAGTTAAAAACCTAAAGATTCCTTCTCCCATTAACACCCAAACTCATTTTAAAGTTCCAAAACATAATTCCATCACATTTACACATCTTTAGGGCCTAATGTAACTTGGAAACATGTTTAATACCCACATACATTAATaaaaaaactcaaatcctaggttttccccaaaccTAACATAGCATATGCATGGATTTCTTCAAATCTATCATGGGAAACTAGCCATTTAAAGCCTataacacttaaacataactATTCTAATAATAAAATGTGAGATTTCCTCATAAATCACAAAACTCTAATCCTAACATGCATAAATTTCCCCTAAAACTCAACTTAAAACAATTTTTCATGCAATCAAAGTTATAGAAACCTCATTCCTCATCAACTTTCCTAGATCTACccattagatcaagaagaaaaggaagttacctcttttcttggagcttTGAGGTTGGAGAACCAAAATTTCAAAACTTGAATCTACTCTTCCACACTTCTGAATGGAAGAATCTCCCTCAAAATCTTCAAAAATCTAAAGAAATCTCTTCAAAAAGCTCCTTATAAGCCCCaatagttgagagagagagaaaagaagaaaaatccaAGTGTTTTTTGTAGCAAAATAGGCTTTGGATCCCTTTTATACCCTCTCTATCAAGGGGCTTTGGCTACGGAGgttgtttctgtccaaaagagcttttgggcagcaaaaagggGCTTTAGGTATCAAAAGTCAATGTTTTGGCTGCCGAAACTCCTTCCGCTGAAAatactcacttaaaaatttttaaaacatttttcgttcttaaatacattttgaaaatttcacaCATACATAAACATACCTTCACATCTTACTGCCATTACCTTGTCAGTGAAGTTTTACTTTTCACTAGAATATTCCATCAAATACAGATATTCTGATATTAAAAAATAGCAGGTATTACATTAATGGAGatcaaaaggaaaaattaagccaTTTTTCAACAAAATGGCATCTTCTTTTCAAAAGGGGAAGTCATTTTATGGACTTTgacaatcttattaaaatattaaaaaacttATACATGTATGACATAAATACATACGTATTATTAGTTTAACATTACaaccaaataatgaaaaatattttcatgaaaaatatttttttagaaaacaaTTTACATAGAAATCATTTTCCATATGTAAATTTTTCGTAAAATAAATGGAGTCTGAAAGTGGCTCATTTTGACTTACTAGCATTTATTCTTTATATGTATCAGGTCTGAATCCAAACTAGTTGAGAAAATAGCCAAAGATGTTTCAGAGAAATTAAGACACGCCTCTTCAAGTGATTCTTACAATGATAACTTAGTTGGAATTGATTCACGTGTCAAGGAAGTGGAATCCTTATTATGTATTGAATCAACAAATGATAAAAGGGTCATAGGAATTTGGGGAATGGGAGGTATTGGCAAGACAACTATTGCTGGTGAAGTATTTAGTCGAATTATGGCTAAATTTGACGGTCACTATTTTGTTGATAATGTCAGACAGGAAATGAGAAAGCAAAGACCAATTATTTTACGAGATAAAATCATTCATCAATTGTTAGGAGACAAAAATTTACAtataagcacacctaagttaCATGCTTTCATTAGGAGAAGACTTAAGAACAAAAAGGTTGTTATTGTTTTTGATGATGTGGATGATCCAAACCATTTAAAGCTTCTAGCAGGAGAGTGTGATTTATATCATAATGGAAGTAGAATCATTGTAACTAGCAGAGATAGGCAAGTACTTAAGAATGTTTGCCCCGAGGATTATATATATGaggttgaaaaattaaattatgatgaaGATCTTTGTCTTTTTAGCTTGTATGCGTTCAAACAAAATCATCCCAAGAAAGGATATGTGAATATATCGAAGAAGGTGATAGCATATGCTCAAGGCATTCCACTGGCTCTTAGAATTTTAGGCTCTACTTTGTATGAAAAGGAGATTGAAGAATGGGAAAGTGAGCTGGAAAAACTGAAAGATATTCCTGATATGAACATTCAAGCAGTTTTGAAAATAAGTTATGATGGACTAGAGCGACATGAAAAGAGCATATTTCTTGATATTGCATGTTTGCTAAAAGAGGAGCTTAAAGATCGTGTTGAGAGAATATTAGAAGGTTGTGATTTTTTTCCAAGAAGAGCGATAAGTCGTCTAATTGATAAATCTCTTGTGACTGATTCAAACGGTAGGATGGGTATGCATGACTTGTTACAACAAATGGGGAAGGATATTGTTTATGAGGAATCCAAACAGCTTGGAGAACGCAGCAGGTTGTGGAAATATAAGGATATTTGTCATGTATTGACAACAAATGCTGTAAGGACCAAACTAACCTATACATCTTCTCTCTTTATCATATATATTTAAGTTTTGTAAGAAAACTGTGGCTTTCATAAGAATTAAGTGCAATGACTATATTGTATTGAATTATCCTTTTTGTTATTTATTAGGGAACTGAAAATGTTGAAGGCATATTACTTGACGTGTCTGGGAATGGATATTTGGAGCTAAGTTCCATAGCCTTCACGAAGATGTGCAATCTTAGATTTCTCAAACTGTTTGATGCTTCTTATTCCAAACAAGGACAAGTTCTGCTTCCTAGCGGCCTTGAATTTCTACCAGAAGAGCTAAGATATCTTTACTGGGAAAGATACCCTTTGAAATCCTTGCCATTAAATTTTTGCCCAAAAAATCTTGTAGAACTTCACATGCCTAGAAGCAACCTCATACAACTTTGGAATCGATATAAGGCAAGAGTTATTGTGCTACTTTATAATTTAGCTACATTTTGTGAAGTTAATTAACATCTGCTAATTTGTTGATATTTTTATTACAGGCTCTTGGAAATTTGAAATATTTAGACCTCAGCTACTCTTTCGAGCTAATCAGAGTTCCAGACTTGTCTAGCGTCCCAAATCTTGAGGTTTTATATTTGGACGAATGTAGAAGCTTGATTGAGATTCCCAGCAGCATTGGCAAGTTGAAATGTCTAAAAGAAGTTACTCTCAATGATTGCAAAAAACTGCATAGCATTCCACAAAGCATCTGCAATCTGAAATCTCTTACAGACCTTGATATCTCATATTGTTTGAATGTCAATGGATTGCCAGAGAACATAGGGGATTTAGAATTGTTGAAGGTCCTTTATATATCTGGAAGTGGAATAAAAACATTACCATCATCCATCAATCAATTGGGAAAATTGGAAGAGTTAAGGTGTAGGGGATGTGAAGGTTTGACATTGCCTCCTTTGACAGGTTTGTCTTGTGTAAGAGTAATTGATTTAGATGACACTGGTACATTAGAAATTCCCCGGAGTCTTTGTTTTTTAGTGTCACTGGAAGAGTTATATTTAGGTGGAAACAATTTTGAGAGCATACCGGCAAGCATTAAACAACTACACAAGTTGAACTGGCTTACATTAAATGGTTGCAAGAGACTTAAATTTTTACCGGAGCTTCCATGCTTAGAAGAGTTACATGCATCGAATTGCACATCTCTGGAATCTGCATCAACATCATTCCTTTTCCAAGAACATGAAgacgaagaagaagaaaaatatctTGACTTTCGTAATTGCATCAATTTGGATAAGGGCGTATATGAGAAAGTAATGGAGGATGTATTGGAAACGCATCTGTTGAAACACAAGGTATGGTTCCCTTTCTCAGGTTTTACAAGAAACACAAAGATAagcatggattttttttttctttctttcatgaAAGAACTTACAATTTTCTCGATACAGATTGTTAAATTATGTATAGCCGGGGATGAAGTGCCTCAAACAATGAGATACAAGAACCAGAGTGGATCTTCTCTATCATTCATACTAGATCGGCCTCACTTGATTGGTTTATCCTTTTGTGCTATTTTTGATCCCAAAAATTGTCCTGGTGATGATATGGCTAACATTATTTGCAAAGCCCAATTCATAGATAAATCTGGAGATAACAGTAAAAATTTTGATTTCTATTTGATGATTTTGAAAGTTGCTCTGTCATATTCAGAACATGTGTTCCTTTGGAATGAATTGTTCGACATGGAAGACAGTTTCGTTGAGGCCTCATTTCAGTTCTGCATTCACAAGGTGTCATTCAAGCCAACATATCATGAGGATTTTGATTACAAGGCTATAATTAAGTGTGGGGTACATCCTATGTTTCGAGACGATTGTCTTTGCAGAGATAAAAAGAGAAGCAGAAATCAAGAAGATGAGGAAGACAAACCTTCACCTCAAAGACTGAAACAAGAACAAAACCCTTCTCATACGCAGGATAAATCATGAACCTTCTCTCCAACTAAACCAAACCAGATTCAGAATGACAACAGGCAAAGGAATTTCTTATTTGGTGTTTCATCattcataatttatttactcTAACAGGTACTTGTAAT carries:
- the LOC110660828 gene encoding disease resistance protein RPV1-like, with the translated sequence MASTSSTPSKYDVFISFRGKDIREGFLSHLFDALQRKQINTFLDENLRKGEEISPTLLETIEDSYVSIVVFSQNYADSPWCLDELVKILECKETLGQVVLPIFYHVYPTDVQNLTGNFGEAFAFAKHREELKGYLDKVDKWLDALTEISNLSGWDSRNIKSESKLVEKIAKDVSEKLRHASSSDSYNDNLVGIDSRVKEVESLLCIESTNDKRVIGIWGMGGIGKTTIAGEVFSRIMAKFDGHYFVDNVRQEMRKQRPIILRDKIIHQLLGDKNLHISTPKLHAFIRRRLKNKKVVIVFDDVDDPNHLKLLAGECDLYHNGSRIIVTSRDRQVLKNVCPEDYIYEVEKLNYDEDLCLFSLYAFKQNHPKKGYVNISKKVIAYAQGIPLALRILGSTLYEKEIEEWESELEKLKDIPDMNIQAVLKISYDGLERHEKSIFLDIACLLKEELKDRVERILEGCDFFPRRAISRLIDKSLVTDSNGRMGMHDLLQQMGKDIVYEESKQLGERSRLWKYKDICHVLTTNAGTENVEGILLDVSGNGYLELSSIAFTKMCNLRFLKLFDASYSKQGQVLLPSGLEFLPEELRYLYWERYPLKSLPLNFCPKNLVELHMPRSNLIQLWNRYKALGNLKYLDLSYSFELIRVPDLSSVPNLEVLYLDECRSLIEIPSSIGKLKCLKEVTLNDCKKLHSIPQSICNLKSLTDLDISYCLNVNGLPENIGDLELLKVLYISGSGIKTLPSSINQLGKLEELRCRGCEGLTLPPLTGLSCVRVIDLDDTGTLEIPRSLCFLVSLEELYLGGNNFESIPASIKQLHKLNWLTLNGCKRLKFLPELPCLEELHASNCTSLESASTSFLFQEHEDEEEEKYLDFRNCINLDKGVYEKVMEDVLETHLLKHKVWFPFSGFTRNTKISMDFFFLSFMKELTIFSIQIVKLCIAGDEVPQTMRYKNQSGSSLSFILDRPHLIGLSFCAIFDPKNCPGDDMANIICKAQFIDKSGDNSKNFDFYLMILKVALSYSEHVFLWNELFDMEDSFVEASFQFCIHKVSFKPTYHEDFDYKAIIKCGVHPMFRDDCLCRDKKRSRNQEDEEDKPSPQRLKQEQNPSHTQDKS